In Ascaphus truei isolate aAscTru1 chromosome 21, aAscTru1.hap1, whole genome shotgun sequence, one DNA window encodes the following:
- the BGN gene encoding biglycan, whose product MKGFLLLCSCVILSHALPFEQRGFWDFSMDDGLAMMRDEEGASGLGPEGPTSTVPDLGMPPMDLCPFGCQCHLRVVQCSDLGLTSVPKNIPKDTTLLDLQNNKITEIKKDDFKGLSSLYALVIVNNKISKVNEKAFDVLHKLQKLYISKNNLEQIPRNLPKSLVELRIHDNNIKKIPKEVFNGLKNMNCIEMGGNPLENGGIEPGAFDGLKLNYLRISEAKLTGVPKDLPNTLNELHLDHNKIQAIETEDLIQYSKIYRLGLGYNNIRVIENGSLASMPALRELHLDNNKLAKVPGGLPDLKFLQVVYLHSNNITQIGVNDFCPIGFGVKRAYYNGISLFNNPVPYWEVQPATFRCVSDRLAIQFGNYKK is encoded by the exons ATGAAGGGCTTCCTTCTCCTGTGCTCCTGCGTGATCCTCAGCCATGCCCTGCCCTTTGAGCAGAGAGGATTCTGGGATTTCTCCATGGACGATGGATTGGCCATGATGAGAGACGAAGAAGGGGCCTCAGGGCTGGGGCCTGAGGGTCCTACAAGCACTGTTCCAGATCTTGGCATGCCACCCATGGACTTATGCCCATTTGGGTGTCAGTGccacctgcgggtggtacagtgcTCTGACCTCG GTCTCACCAGCGTGCCCAAGAACATCCCGAAAGACACTACCCTCCTGGATCTACAGAACAACAAAATCacagaaataaaaaaagatgATTTCAAGGGACTCAGCAGTCTTTAT GCCTTGGTCATAGTAAATAACAAGATCTCCAAGGTTAATGAGAAGGCTTTCGACGTTCTGCACAAGCTCCAGAAACTCTACATCTCCAAGAACAACCTGGAGCAGATACCCAGGAACCTGCCCAAGTCCCTGGTGGAACTGCGCATCCATGATAACAACATCAAGAAGATCCCCAAGGAGGTCTTCAACGGGCTCAAGAACATGAACTGCATCG AGATGGGGGGGAACCCCCTGGAGAACGGGGGCATTGAGCCCGGAGCTTTTGATGGTTTGAAACTGAACTACCTGCGTATCTCCGAGGCGAAGCTGACGGGAGTCCCTAAAG ATCTTCCAAATACACTAAATGAGCTTCACCTGGACCACAACAAGATTCAGGCGATCGAAACAGAAGATCTTATCCAGTACTCCAAAATATACAG GCTGGGATTAGGCTACAACAATATCCGCGTGATAGAAAACGGGAGTCTCGCCTCCATGCCCGCGCTGCGGGAGCTGCACCTGGACAACAACAAGCTCGCCAAGGTACCCGGGGGTCTGCCAGACCTGAAATTCCTGCAG GTTGTGTACTTACACTCCAACAACATCACCCAAATAGGAGTCAACGATTTCTGCCCAATCGGCTTCGGGGTGAAACGCGCTTATTACAACGGGATCAGCCTCTTTAATAACCCCGTGCCGTACTGGGAGGTGCAGCCGGCCACTTTCCGCTGCGTTTCTGACCGCTTGGCCATCCAGTTTGGAAACtacaagaagtaa